One part of the Desulfonema ishimotonii genome encodes these proteins:
- a CDS encoding single-stranded DNA-binding protein codes for MAGVNKAIIVGRLGQDPEIRYFQDGTPVTNFSLATSETWNDKNTGQKVEKTEWHRIVVYRRLAEICAQYLSKGRQVYIEGRIQTREWEDRDGNKRSTTEIVASNMQMLGSRADAGPGGGGYQGGPGGGGYQGGPGGGGYQGGPGGGGYQGGPGGGGYQGGPGGGGYQGGPGGGGYQGGPGGGGYQGGPGGGGYQGGPGGGGYQGGPGGGGYQGGPGGGGYQGGQGGGGYQGGPGGGGYQGGQGGGGYQGGQGGGGYQGGQGADGGFQSDPGAGGGYQGDPGAGGGFQSDPGAGGGFEETAEPAKEEKQEVGISPEPGFQTDNGFSTGGDMGNDQPKGDEPDDDDIPF; via the coding sequence ATGGCAGGTGTAAATAAGGCGATTATCGTTGGTCGTTTGGGACAAGACCCTGAAATTCGTTATTTTCAGGATGGCACGCCGGTTACGAATTTCAGTTTGGCAACCTCTGAAACCTGGAATGACAAAAATACCGGGCAAAAAGTAGAAAAAACCGAATGGCATCGGATTGTTGTCTACAGAAGACTTGCTGAGATTTGTGCGCAATATCTCTCAAAGGGTAGACAGGTTTATATTGAAGGCCGCATTCAGACCCGGGAGTGGGAAGACCGTGACGGGAACAAGCGGTCTACGACCGAAATTGTCGCTTCAAATATGCAGATGCTCGGCTCACGGGCAGATGCCGGTCCGGGCGGTGGCGGCTATCAGGGCGGTCCGGGCGGTGGCGGCTATCAGGGCGGTCCGGGCGGTGGCGGCTATCAGGGCGGTCCGGGTGGCGGCGGCTATCAGGGCGGTCCGGGTGGCGGCGGCTATCAGGGCGGTCCGGGCGGCGGCGGCTATCAGGGCGGTCCGGGTGGCGGCGGCTATCAGGGCGGTCCGGGCGGCGGCGGCTATCAGGGCGGTCCGGGCGGCGGCGGCTATCAGGGCGGTCCGGGCGGCGGCGGCTATCAGGGCGGTCCGGGCGGTGGCGGCTATCAGGGCGGTCCGGGCGGTGGCGGCTATCAGGGCGGTCAGGGCGGTGGCGGCTATCAGGGCGGTCCGGGTGGCGGCGGCTATCAGGGCGGTCAGGGCGGCGGCGGCTACCAGGGCGGTCAGGGCGGCGGCGGCTATCAGGGCGGTCAGGGTGCGGACGGCGGATTTCAAAGCGATCCGGGCGCGGGCGGCGGCTATCAGGGTGATCCGGGCGCGGGCGGCGGATTTCAGAGTGATCCGGGTGCGGGTGGCGGATTTGAGGAAACGGCTGAACCGGCAAAAGAGGAAAAACAGGAAGTCGGAATTTCTCCCGAACCGGGTTTTCAGACAGATAACGGCTTTTCGACGGGCGGAGACATGGGAAATGATCAGCCCAAAGGTGATGAGCCGGACGACGACGATATCCCCTTTTAA
- a CDS encoding DMT family transporter, whose protein sequence is MFRLTLFLMTFCGGIAATIQPSVNARLAQKIGVIESACVSFAVGTIVLLIIALSGGGSFKGLYDAEWWELTGGFLGAFFVVITTLVVPRIGTTGTMVLIIAAQLIVGMLMDHFGLFGFRGVAIDLKRLAGVGLLGAGIVLILKS, encoded by the coding sequence GTGTTTCGACTGACGCTTTTCCTGATGACCTTTTGCGGCGGAATTGCCGCAACAATCCAGCCCTCCGTTAACGCACGGCTGGCCCAGAAAATCGGCGTTATTGAAAGCGCCTGCGTTTCCTTTGCAGTGGGAACAATCGTACTTCTGATAATTGCCCTGTCGGGCGGCGGCAGCTTCAAAGGTCTGTACGATGCAGAATGGTGGGAGCTGACAGGGGGATTTCTGGGCGCGTTTTTTGTGGTGATTACCACCCTTGTCGTGCCGCGCATCGGTACAACCGGAACGATGGTACTCATTATTGCCGCACAACTGATTGTGGGAATGCTCATGGATCATTTCGGCCTGTTCGGGTTCAGGGGCGTAGCCATTGATCTCAAGCGGCTGGCCGGTGTCGGCCTGCTCGGCGCCGGGATCGTTCTTATTCTGAAATCATAA
- a CDS encoding hybrid sensor histidine kinase/response regulator, whose product MESDRVSENAPHITRERSISNHLALSLGGGVFAGVGILLTIVVVIYSWEMRKELEQKADEYIVRLSGILVSSIWNFDTKNVETIGREFAHNELVGDIRITDAYGKVLFEAHKSSEKSAFKIAKSREIIYKKQVIGYAEISLSLDKYREYLAWLARLTGLMLIGAVLGIFLATGYLLRIFLRKPLADLYHGMKRLAQGDFSYRFGRARRKEFSGIIRQFREMARKVKAREDDLVEANQVLKEEIAERKRVEAINRALLEISNAVNTTHNLDELYRIIHKALGQIIDTTNFFIALYDRDARSIAFPYYTDTRDREFPDIKDFTETGSLTGGVIMARRPILLRESELAERDGEGRIEGTVPRIWIGAPLLVRDEVVGVMAAQSYSDPERYDEDDLTILASVSGQVAIAIERKRAEAALKESESKFKNLFELSPQGIALTEFDTGSLVDVSREFCRMTRLEKGAVIGKSAIDLGFWDQGARDAAFERLKAHGEIRGMEMSFQLEGGDICHTMMSAKIIRMGDRSLILNTILDVTEYKKALEEKAELQERLTRSKKMEALGILAGGVAHDLNNILSGVVSYPDLLLMNLDEESPLRQPITVIRESGLRAAAVVSDLLTLARGVASTRATMSLNPIIGEYLGSPEFSDIQTRYPGVCTKTRPDSSLLNIRCSSFHIRKILMNLVANAYEAIGETGEVIITTENLYLDRTLRVYDEIPPGEYVLLRVSDNGPGIPEKNLHRIFEPFYTRKTMGRSGTGLGLAVVWNTIHDHEGYIDVESSPRGTAFYLYFPVDRKPEANQKPRVNPEVYAGKGESVLVVDDEENQRMIACEMLRQLGYRSDAVGSGEAAVEHVRHHPADLILVDMVMPGGINGRETCQEIARLYPGQKAIIASGYAENAEFRAARQMGVGQYLKKPYTLEAISLAVRTELDRQRCTKRTMG is encoded by the coding sequence ATGGAATCAGACAGGGTATCTGAGAACGCTCCTCACATCACCCGGGAGCGGTCTATTTCAAATCACCTGGCGCTCAGCCTGGGGGGGGGGGTGTTTGCGGGGGTGGGGATACTGCTGACCATCGTGGTGGTCATCTATTCCTGGGAAATGCGTAAAGAGCTGGAGCAGAAGGCTGATGAATATATCGTCAGACTGTCGGGAATTCTGGTCTCTTCCATCTGGAACTTCGACACGAAAAATGTCGAAACCATTGGCAGGGAGTTTGCGCATAACGAGCTGGTCGGTGATATTCGGATTACCGACGCCTATGGCAAAGTGCTTTTTGAGGCGCACAAATCGTCTGAGAAGAGCGCCTTTAAAATTGCGAAATCCAGGGAGATTATCTATAAAAAACAGGTGATCGGTTATGCGGAAATCTCCCTTTCACTGGATAAATACAGAGAATATCTGGCGTGGCTGGCCAGGCTGACGGGGCTGATGCTGATCGGGGCCGTGCTGGGCATCTTCCTGGCCACGGGATATCTGCTGCGGATTTTTCTGAGAAAACCCCTGGCCGATCTCTATCACGGCATGAAACGGTTGGCACAGGGCGATTTTTCATACCGGTTCGGCAGGGCGCGGCGGAAAGAGTTTTCCGGTATCATCCGCCAGTTTCGCGAGATGGCCCGGAAGGTCAAGGCCCGCGAAGATGATCTTGTGGAGGCCAATCAGGTTCTCAAAGAGGAGATTGCCGAACGGAAACGGGTTGAGGCGATCAACCGGGCCCTGCTTGAAATTTCCAATGCGGTCAATACGACCCACAATCTCGACGAGCTGTATCGCATTATTCACAAGGCCCTGGGACAGATCATCGACACCACCAATTTTTTTATCGCATTGTATGACCGGGATGCCCGTTCGATCGCATTTCCCTATTATACAGACACCCGCGACAGGGAATTCCCGGATATTAAAGACTTCACGGAAACCGGCTCCCTGACCGGCGGGGTGATCATGGCCCGCAGGCCGATTCTCCTCCGGGAGTCGGAGCTTGCGGAGCGGGACGGTGAGGGCCGGATAGAGGGCACTGTCCCCAGAATCTGGATCGGCGCGCCCCTGCTGGTCAGAGATGAGGTGGTGGGCGTGATGGCGGCCCAGAGCTATTCCGATCCGGAACGGTACGATGAGGACGATCTGACGATCCTGGCCTCTGTCTCCGGTCAGGTCGCCATTGCCATTGAGCGCAAACGGGCTGAAGCGGCCCTGAAAGAGAGCGAATCCAAATTCAAAAATCTGTTTGAGCTTTCGCCCCAGGGGATTGCACTGACGGAGTTCGACACCGGCAGTCTGGTCGATGTGAGCCGGGAGTTCTGCCGGATGACCCGTCTGGAAAAGGGGGCGGTGATCGGTAAAAGTGCCATTGATCTCGGATTCTGGGATCAGGGGGCCCGCGATGCCGCTTTTGAGCGGTTAAAAGCCCATGGGGAAATCCGGGGCATGGAGATGAGCTTTCAGCTGGAGGGCGGCGATATCTGTCATACCATGATGTCTGCAAAGATCATCCGGATGGGCGACAGGTCGCTCATTCTCAACACGATCCTTGATGTCACGGAGTATAAAAAAGCGCTGGAGGAAAAAGCGGAACTCCAGGAGCGGCTCACCCGGTCCAAGAAAATGGAGGCGCTGGGCATCCTGGCCGGCGGGGTTGCCCATGATCTGAACAACATCCTCTCCGGCGTTGTCAGCTACCCCGATCTGCTGCTGATGAATCTGGACGAAGAGAGTCCGCTTCGGCAGCCCATCACCGTGATCCGGGAATCCGGGCTACGGGCCGCGGCGGTGGTTTCGGACCTGCTGACCCTGGCCAGGGGGGTGGCCAGCACACGGGCGACGATGAGCCTGAATCCGATTATTGGCGAATACCTGGGCAGTCCCGAATTTTCAGACATCCAGACGCGCTATCCCGGGGTGTGTACAAAAACCCGCCCGGATTCGTCCCTTCTCAATATCCGCTGCTCTTCGTTCCACATCAGAAAAATCCTGATGAATCTGGTTGCCAATGCCTATGAGGCCATCGGTGAAACCGGTGAGGTGATCATCACCACGGAAAACCTGTATCTGGACCGGACGCTCCGGGTATACGATGAGATCCCGCCCGGGGAATATGTCCTGCTGAGAGTATCGGACAACGGGCCGGGGATTCCGGAAAAAAATCTTCACCGGATTTTTGAGCCGTTTTATACCCGGAAGACCATGGGGCGGAGCGGAACCGGCCTGGGCCTGGCCGTTGTCTGGAATACGATTCACGATCACGAAGGCTACATCGACGTGGAAAGCAGCCCCCGGGGCACGGCATTTTATCTCTATTTCCCGGTGGATAGAAAACCGGAGGCGAATCAGAAACCGCGGGTGAACCCGGAGGTGTATGCCGGAAAAGGGGAGTCGGTTCTGGTGGTGGATGATGAGGAAAATCAGCGGATGATTGCATGTGAAATGCTCAGGCAGCTCGGCTACCGGTCTGATGCGGTCGGCAGCGGTGAGGCGGCAGTTGAGCACGTCCGGCATCATCCGGCAGATCTGATTCTGGTGGATATGGTCATGCCCGGGGGGATCAACGGGCGCGAAACCTGTCAGGAGATCGCCCGGCTGTATCCCGGGCAGAAGGCGATCATTGCCAGCGGATACGCCGAAAACGCCGAGTTCAGAGCGGCCCGGCAGATGGGGGTCGGCCAGTATCTGAAAAAGCCGTATACCCTGGAGGCCATCAGTCTGGCCGTCAGAACCGAGCTGGACCGGCAGCGCTGTACAAAACGGACGATGGGATAA
- a CDS encoding CheR family methyltransferase has translation MDVLMDHVMAELFRTRHIDLTGYRRPILVNRLLRRMKILEIRDPFKYLTRLRSDPEEVDHLMESLLIRVSTFFRNPLVFELIGQQILPHILFGRKRSGIPEIRVWSAGCATGEEAYSIAILLHEVIRRGGGGLTPYIFATDISRKALDFARAGKYPRQCFEHTRLGVLDRYFSASDDGFEVIPLIRHMVRFSDDDLTSAQRIAPADSIFGTFDLILCRNVLIYFSDALQRTVFAKLYRALNRGGYLVLGEAESLPPGPEKGFAEIDSRNRIFQKPEQLSV, from the coding sequence ATGGATGTACTGATGGATCATGTTATGGCGGAATTATTCAGAACCCGTCACATTGACCTGACCGGATACCGGCGTCCGATCCTTGTAAATCGCCTTCTGAGACGGATGAAAATTCTGGAAATCCGTGATCCGTTCAAATATCTCACGCGCCTCCGGTCGGACCCGGAAGAAGTCGATCATCTCATGGAGTCACTGCTGATCCGGGTCAGCACTTTTTTCAGAAATCCCCTGGTGTTTGAGCTGATTGGCCAGCAGATTCTGCCCCATATTCTTTTTGGCAGGAAACGGTCCGGTATCCCGGAAATACGGGTCTGGAGCGCCGGATGTGCCACCGGCGAAGAGGCCTATTCCATTGCCATCCTGCTGCACGAGGTGATCCGGCGGGGCGGCGGGGGGCTGACGCCCTATATCTTTGCCACAGATATCAGCCGGAAGGCGCTGGATTTCGCCAGGGCCGGGAAATATCCGCGTCAGTGCTTTGAGCATACCCGTCTCGGCGTTCTGGACCGGTATTTCTCCGCATCGGATGACGGATTTGAAGTGATCCCCCTGATTCGTCACATGGTCCGGTTTTCAGACGACGATCTGACGTCAGCGCAGCGCATCGCACCGGCAGACAGTATCTTCGGCACCTTTGATCTCATACTCTGCCGGAACGTGCTGATCTATTTTTCAGACGCGCTTCAGCGAACGGTATTCGCCAAATTATACCGGGCCCTGAACCGGGGCGGTTATCTGGTTCTGGGAGAGGCCGAATCCCTGCCGCCGGGTCCGGAGAAGGGGTTTGCGGAGATCGACAGCCGGAACAGGATATTTCAAAAGCCGGAGCAGTTATCTGTATGA
- a CDS encoding SOS response-associated peptidase: MCGRFAQHSTRETLIRHFAIETVTCDVTPAYNIAPTQEVLAVIARRERRLGKLRWGLIPPWAGDMSGTARLINARAETVAQKPVFRSAFKARRCLIPADGYYEWQKGESGRQPFYFTRPSGEPLAFAGLWETWKRRDGAVVCHSCAFLTTEADRSVREIHPRMPVMLLPAVYDMWLHPGNDPLKELWQILADGCIRDLTYYPVSRRVNSVKNNDEACLARL, encoded by the coding sequence ATGTGCGGACGGTTTGCGCAGCACAGCACCAGGGAGACCCTGATCCGTCATTTTGCCATTGAGACCGTCACCTGCGACGTCACGCCGGCCTATAATATTGCGCCCACTCAGGAGGTACTTGCCGTTATTGCCCGCCGGGAACGGCGGCTGGGCAAACTTCGCTGGGGCCTGATCCCCCCGTGGGCCGGCGACATGTCCGGCACGGCACGGCTCATCAATGCCCGTGCCGAGACGGTGGCGCAAAAACCGGTTTTCCGAAGCGCTTTTAAAGCGCGGCGCTGTCTGATTCCGGCGGACGGATATTATGAGTGGCAAAAAGGGGAATCGGGCAGGCAGCCGTTCTATTTCACCCGGCCTTCGGGGGAACCCCTTGCCTTTGCCGGGCTGTGGGAGACGTGGAAGCGCCGGGACGGGGCGGTTGTGTGCCACTCCTGCGCCTTTCTCACCACGGAAGCGGATCGCTCTGTAAGGGAGATCCATCCCCGGATGCCGGTGATGCTCCTGCCGGCGGTTTACGATATGTGGCTTCATCCGGGAAACGACCCGTTGAAAGAGCTGTGGCAGATTCTGGCGGATGGCTGTATCCGGGATCTGACATATTATCCCGTGTCCCGGCGGGTCAATTCCGTGAAAAATAACGATGAAGCCTGCCTGGCGCGGTTGTGA
- a CDS encoding DUF1786 family protein — MSRFLMIDVGAGTMDVLYYDTDADLQYKAVVRSPVRYLAEQAATLPGNLAITGCEMGGGPVSAVLKTRAQTAKVVISRPAAATIHHDPERVRAMGIEIVEPDEALAMQKKEGFGALTLADLDPERIAVIVAGFGVPFAFDVVGVCAQDHGVAPLGISHLDYRHNLFRAALENKPYPHTLLYRGDEVPETMNRLTALSRSAAQLPAEEVYVMDSGMAAILGASKDALCRNREKVMVLDIATSHTVGAALAGDELAGFFEYHTHAITRTRLEELLRELADGRLTHEEVLKEGGHGAFIRSAIGWDMAGVIIATGPKRKLLQGTRLPITFGAPLGDNMMTGNVGLLEAIRCRKGLDPLVYI, encoded by the coding sequence ATGAGCCGATTTCTGATGATTGACGTGGGGGCCGGAACAATGGACGTCCTCTATTATGATACGGATGCGGATTTGCAATACAAGGCGGTGGTCAGATCTCCGGTCAGATACCTGGCGGAACAGGCCGCAACGCTTCCGGGCAACCTTGCCATTACCGGATGCGAGATGGGCGGCGGCCCGGTTTCCGCTGTTTTGAAGACGCGGGCACAGACGGCAAAAGTGGTCATCTCCCGCCCGGCAGCCGCCACAATTCATCATGATCCTGAACGGGTCAGAGCGATGGGCATTGAAATTGTTGAACCGGATGAGGCGCTTGCCATGCAGAAGAAAGAGGGATTCGGCGCCCTGACTCTCGCCGATCTGGACCCGGAACGAATAGCGGTCATTGTGGCCGGGTTCGGGGTGCCCTTTGCCTTTGATGTGGTGGGCGTCTGTGCCCAGGATCACGGCGTCGCGCCGCTGGGAATTTCCCATCTGGACTATCGCCATAACCTGTTCCGGGCCGCGCTGGAGAACAAGCCGTATCCCCACACGCTGCTGTACCGGGGCGATGAGGTGCCGGAGACCATGAACCGCCTCACGGCCCTGTCCCGGAGCGCGGCACAGCTTCCCGCAGAGGAGGTGTATGTCATGGACAGCGGCATGGCCGCCATCCTGGGCGCGTCAAAAGATGCCCTGTGCCGGAACCGGGAAAAGGTGATGGTGCTGGACATCGCCACGTCCCACACGGTGGGCGCGGCCCTGGCGGGGGATGAACTGGCCGGTTTCTTTGAATACCACACCCATGCCATCACCCGGACGCGGCTGGAGGAACTGCTGCGGGAGCTGGCCGACGGCAGGCTTACCCATGAGGAGGTTCTGAAAGAGGGCGGACACGGGGCCTTTATTCGCAGTGCGATCGGGTGGGATATGGCAGGCGTGATCATCGCCACCGGCCCGAAACGAAAGCTGCTGCAGGGCACACGGCTGCCCATCACATTCGGCGCGCCCCTGGGCGACAACATGATGACCGGCAATGTGGGGCTGCTGGAGGCGATCCGGTGCCGGAAAGGGCTTGATCCGCTGGTCTATATTTAA
- a CDS encoding 4-oxalocrotonate tautomerase family protein yields the protein MRRNQNMPYVNIRITREGATAEQKATLIQGVTQLLADVLNKNPETTVVVIDEVDTDNWGIGGKSVTVRRKQGK from the coding sequence ATCAGGAGGAACCAGAACATGCCTTACGTGAATATCAGAATTACCAGAGAAGGGGCGACGGCAGAGCAGAAGGCAACGCTGATTCAGGGCGTCACGCAGTTGCTGGCCGATGTGCTGAACAAAAACCCGGAAACCACGGTCGTGGTGATCGACGAAGTGGACACCGACAACTGGGGGATCGGCGGAAAAAGCGTGACCGTTCGCCGAAAGCAGGGGAAATAA
- a CDS encoding cyclic nucleotide-binding domain-containing protein, which translates to MTKIGKFRVADGLYLIEIPEANLCVQCGCPADSVKHLMKRGLIIPREKNGVTCETGPNAVLLSDVLVQNGSFANLAEFPVLQMLYRQGMILPKHPNNTGVKPMLIGLAEQVAAQIEYIYRGNYGLVSEEEIMATGVPEATAREMMRLKLRFAFGKISPADELLETRIVDSEPVEIRNGVFIRRLRLNVFEFRYENETVTVDLNLAPHESYSAPYPLGFHHIRREYFAVIHSGEGDGWNVNRPCMSSILMFQGKIYLIDAGPNVLYSLTALGIGVNEIEGIFHTHAHDDHIAGFTMLMRSDHRIRYYATPLVRASVARKLSALMAISEKNLFDYFDVRDLAFDVWNDIDGLEVKPVFSPHPVETSILMFRTLWEDGYRTYAHFADIVSLDVLKAWITDDDAAPGISQTCFDRVRDTYLTKFHIKKLDVGGGMIHGDANDFGADPSDKIILSHTSAELTNEQKEIGSGAPFGMVDVLIPTSQDYLHTYALDFLKAYFPSASICDLNILLNNELLTFNPQSILLRDGVIADEIYLILTGNVERIQSKMGIHNILSAGALIGEISALDGVASSGTYRAANFVQALRLPRSLYIQFVKRNSLYADIKRLQSKREFLQETWLFGEVVSYPTQNNLAKSMRFCVYAANEVFPREVYSDIFMVREGRLERYVGDRVIESLRPGHFFGEECVLFSKRGGYRIRAAEDTSVYRIPGDMLINIPVVRWKLFETYQKRMEIEVTVGLDAAS; encoded by the coding sequence ATGACGAAGATAGGAAAATTCCGGGTTGCCGACGGGCTGTACCTGATTGAAATCCCCGAAGCCAATCTCTGTGTGCAATGCGGCTGTCCGGCAGACAGTGTGAAACATCTGATGAAACGGGGGCTGATTATCCCCAGGGAAAAAAACGGGGTTACCTGTGAAACCGGGCCGAATGCCGTGCTGCTGTCAGATGTGCTGGTCCAGAACGGCAGCTTTGCCAATCTGGCCGAATTCCCGGTGTTGCAGATGCTCTACCGTCAGGGCATGATACTGCCGAAACACCCTAACAACACGGGCGTCAAGCCCATGCTGATCGGCCTGGCGGAACAGGTGGCGGCCCAGATTGAGTATATCTACCGGGGAAACTACGGCCTGGTGTCCGAGGAGGAGATCATGGCGACCGGTGTGCCGGAGGCAACGGCCAGAGAGATGATGCGGCTCAAGCTCAGATTCGCCTTCGGGAAGATCAGCCCGGCAGACGAACTGCTGGAGACCCGGATCGTGGACAGCGAGCCGGTCGAGATCCGTAACGGCGTCTTTATCCGGCGGCTCCGGTTAAACGTGTTCGAGTTCCGGTACGAAAATGAAACCGTTACGGTTGACCTGAATCTGGCCCCCCATGAAAGCTACAGCGCGCCCTATCCTCTCGGGTTTCACCACATCCGGCGGGAGTATTTCGCCGTGATTCATTCGGGAGAGGGGGACGGCTGGAATGTCAACCGGCCCTGCATGTCCAGCATCCTGATGTTTCAGGGGAAAATCTATCTCATCGACGCGGGACCGAATGTCCTCTACAGCCTCACGGCCCTGGGTATCGGAGTCAACGAGATCGAAGGCATTTTTCACACCCACGCCCACGACGATCATATTGCCGGGTTTACCATGCTCATGCGTTCCGATCACCGGATCAGATATTATGCCACACCCCTGGTCCGGGCGTCCGTGGCCCGCAAGCTCTCGGCCCTGATGGCCATATCCGAGAAAAACCTGTTTGATTATTTTGACGTGCGGGATCTGGCGTTCGACGTGTGGAACGATATTGACGGGCTGGAGGTGAAACCGGTCTTTTCCCCGCACCCGGTGGAGACCAGCATTCTCATGTTCAGAACCCTGTGGGAGGACGGCTACCGGACCTATGCCCACTTTGCGGATATCGTCTCACTGGATGTGCTGAAGGCGTGGATCACGGACGATGATGCCGCCCCCGGTATTTCCCAGACCTGTTTTGACCGGGTGCGGGATACCTATCTGACGAAGTTTCATATCAAAAAGCTGGATGTGGGCGGCGGGATGATTCACGGCGATGCCAACGATTTCGGGGCGGACCCTTCGGATAAGATCATCCTGTCGCATACCTCTGCGGAGCTGACCAACGAACAGAAGGAGATCGGGTCGGGCGCGCCCTTTGGCATGGTGGACGTGCTGATTCCCACATCCCAGGATTATCTGCATACTTACGCGCTTGATTTCCTGAAAGCCTATTTCCCGTCAGCGTCGATCTGTGATCTTAATATCCTGCTGAATAACGAGCTGCTGACCTTTAATCCGCAGTCGATCCTGCTCAGAGACGGGGTTATCGCCGATGAGATCTACCTGATTCTGACGGGGAATGTGGAGCGAATTCAGTCAAAGATGGGCATTCACAATATCCTGTCGGCCGGCGCACTGATCGGCGAAATTTCAGCACTGGACGGCGTGGCGTCGTCCGGCACCTACCGGGCGGCCAATTTCGTTCAGGCCCTTCGGCTGCCCCGGAGCCTTTATATTCAGTTTGTCAAACGGAACAGCCTCTATGCGGATATTAAACGGTTGCAGAGTAAACGGGAATTTTTGCAGGAAACCTGGCTGTTCGGAGAGGTCGTCTCCTATCCGACCCAGAATAATCTGGCCAAGTCGATGCGATTCTGTGTGTATGCCGCCAATGAGGTGTTTCCCCGGGAGGTATATTCGGACATCTTTATGGTCAGAGAGGGACGGCTGGAGCGTTATGTGGGAGACAGGGTGATTGAATCGCTGAGGCCGGGACATTTTTTCGGTGAGGAATGCGTACTTTTCAGCAAGCGGGGCGGGTATCGCATCCGCGCCGCCGAGGATACATCGGTCTACCGCATACCGGGCGATATGCTGATCAATATTCCGGTGGTCCGGTGGAAGCTTTTTGAGACCTATCAGAAACGGATGGAGATCGAGGTGACAGTGGGGCTGGATGCGGCATCCTGA